A segment of the Frankineae bacterium MT45 genome:
CGTCGAGGCGGATCACCGGAGCCATGACGCCCTTGGGGCTGGCCGAGAAGGCATTGCCGAGCGCCTGCACAACCCCTTTGGAGCCGTCGGTGAACTCGTAGAGACAGCCGAGGTCAAGGTCGATACCGGCCTGCGGGGCGAGACGCTTGAGGAACCCGCCACCGCTGGCCCCCGCCGGCCGGGCGTTCCAGTTCAGGTTCACCCGGAGCATCCCGTGGGCCGAGCCCCGCTTGGTGAGCGAGACGGTGGGGACGGCCTTGGTCAGCGTCACCTTGGTCATTGCCGCCGGCGCTGCTTCAGGCGCCGGTGCCGGCTCACCCGTTGGCGCCGCCCCAGCCACGGGCGCCGGCTCAGCGGCCGGAGCCGCGGATTCGGCCGGCTTCGGTCGCTTGGTGTANNNNNNNNNNNNNNNNNNNNNNNNNNNNNNNNNNNNNNNNNNNNNNNNNNNNNNNNNNNNNNNNNNNNNNNNNNNNNNNNNNNNNNNNNNNNNNNNNNNN
Coding sequences within it:
- a CDS encoding tellurite resistance protein TerA (partial gene): YTKRPKPAESAAPAAEPAPVAGAAPTGEPAPAPEAAPAAMTKVTLTKAVPTVSLTKRGSAHGMLRVNLNWNARPAGASGGGFLKRLAPQAGIDLDLGCLYEFTDGSKGVVQALGNAFSASPKGVMAPVIRLDGDDRSGSNNAGENLFVDLSYVNQIKRIMVFAFIYQGVANWAAADGLVTLFPAAGPQVEVRLDETREGARICGIAMLESLNGELSVRREVNYLDGGQSALDRAYGWGMNWAPGRK